A part of Tigriopus californicus strain San Diego chromosome 10, Tcal_SD_v2.1, whole genome shotgun sequence genomic DNA contains:
- the LOC131889061 gene encoding crystallin J1A-like, with the protein MSSKFLPLLESAQSLTPAQQRGVAAILGACVADAAARPLHWVYSQSDLKTYIQDRADRPDFLPQSRSPFYTLPTGENSCYFDIAHSVLGALGGGEYDYDRICQRFLSDFGPGTRYDMAKREEYMQLRREGRIDGPIEGKWMHGALIKFMENRKAGRRPYGNDHIKETDGFCAALPVVAKFAGQASLKARVDEVIQTLSSWPTAVSHGHVAARIVEQFILGHENAIQEVRAQVKDEYPDVYRSLGVVEDKLGLDHVQAVQTVFGSPCYNPGSFQGALHAFQREESFPEAVRSTIRAGGCNCSRSLFIGACAGAKHGLDAIPMEWLEKTTDAETVFKQALAAFGK; encoded by the coding sequence ATGTCCTCCAAGTTTTTACCCCTATTGGAATCGGCCCAGAGTCTCACGCCCGCGCAACAAAGGGGCGTGGCTGCCATTTTGGGGGCGTGTGTGGCGGATGCGGCGGCCCGACCTTTGCACTGGGTCTACAGTCAGAGCGATTTGAAGACCTACATTCAGGATCGGGCGGATCGACCGGATTTCCTGCCTCAGAGTCGGTCGCCCTTTTACACGTTGCCCACGGGCGAGAACTCGTGCTACTTCGACATCGCCCACTCCGTGTTAGGGGCCTTAGGGGGCGGGGAGTATGATTACGACCGGATTTGCCAACGGTTCTTGAGCGATTTTGGTCCGGGCACGCGATATGACATGGCTAAACGGGAGGAGTACATGCAGCTCCGCAGGGAGGGCCGGATTGACGGGCCGATTGAGGGCAAGTGGATGCACGGGGCCTTGATTAAGTTCATGGAGAACCGGAAGGCGGGACGCAGGCCGTATGGCAATGACCATATCAAGGAGACGGATGGATTTTGCGCGGCCTTGCCGGTGGTGGCCAAGTTTGCGGGTCAAGCGAGTCTCAAGGCTCGAGTGGATGAGGTGATTCAAACCTTGTCCAGCTGGCCCACGGCCGTGTCCCATGGGCACGTGGCGGCCCGGATTGTGGAACAGTTCATCTTGGGACACGAGAATGCCATTCAAGAGGTGCGGGCCCAGGTTAAGGACGAGTATCCGGATGTGTATCGAAGTCTTGGAGTGGTGGAGGACAAGTTGGGCCTGGATCATGTTCAGGCCGTTCAAACCGTATTTGGTAGCCCGTGTTATAACCCGGGGTCGTTTCAAGGGGCGTTACACGCTTTTCAACGGGAGGAGTCGTTCCCGGAAGCGGTTCGAAGCACGATCCGGGCGGGTGGTTGTAATTGCTCACGGAGCTTGTTCATTGGGGCTTGTGCGGGTGCCAAGCACGGTTTAGACGCCATCCCCATGGAGTGGCTGGAGAAAACCACCGACGCCGAAACGGTTTTCAAGCAAGCTTTGGCAGCCTTTGGCAAATGA